A section of the Methanococcus voltae genome encodes:
- a CDS encoding manganese-dependent inorganic pyrophosphatase produces the protein MIYVVGHKNPDTDSVCSAIALAYFLDGMAAKQGSINPETEFILKRFGLMEPETITSAKGKQIYLVDHAERSQSLDDLEDGKLLGIIDHHKVGISTSEPIIYISKPIGSTASVISELYFRNSLDYIGAKNKELKPDIAGILLSAILSDTLLFKSPTTTELDKELATKLAEIANVKDMYDYGIDMLKAKSTVGSMAPSEILDIDYKEFSLNGKKVGVGQAEVIDASEVESKKDEIYKLLQERVESGNYDLILFLITDIMEEGSEVLVCGNKEAFEASFNVKVPENSVFIEGLMSRKKQVIPPLEKYYNM, from the coding sequence ATGATATATGTAGTAGGACATAAAAATCCGGATACAGATAGCGTCTGTTCTGCAATAGCACTTGCTTATTTCTTAGACGGAATGGCAGCAAAACAAGGAAGCATAAATCCAGAAACTGAGTTTATATTAAAAAGATTTGGTTTGATGGAGCCAGAGACAATAACTTCTGCAAAAGGAAAGCAGATATATTTAGTAGATCATGCTGAAAGGTCACAATCACTTGATGATTTAGAAGATGGCAAATTATTGGGTATTATAGACCACCACAAGGTAGGAATTTCCACATCCGAACCAATAATTTATATTTCAAAGCCTATTGGTTCAACAGCATCTGTAATTTCTGAATTATACTTTAGAAATAGTTTAGACTATATTGGTGCAAAAAATAAAGAATTGAAACCAGATATTGCAGGTATTTTATTGTCGGCAATTTTATCTGATACTTTATTGTTCAAATCACCTACAACAACTGAATTAGATAAAGAATTAGCTACCAAACTTGCAGAAATTGCTAATGTAAAAGATATGTATGATTACGGTATTGACATGTTAAAAGCAAAATCTACAGTTGGTAGTATGGCACCATCTGAAATTTTAGATATCGATTATAAAGAATTTAGCTTAAATGGTAAGAAAGTTGGCGTAGGACAAGCTGAAGTTATCGATGCGTCAGAAGTTGAATCTAAAAAAGATGAAATCTATAAATTACTTCAGGAAAGAGTTGAGTCTGGTAACTACGACTTAATATTATTCTTGATTACAGATATAATGGAAGAAGGTAGTGAAGTTTTAGTATGTGGTAATAAGGAAGCATTTGAAGCGTCATTTAATGTAAAAGTGCCAGAAAATAGCGTATTTATCGAAGGATTAATGTCCCGGAAAAAACAAGTTATTCCACCTTTAGAAAAATACTACAATATGTAA
- the putP gene encoding sodium/proline symporter PutP, which yields MKNFEIILVFVIYLIVMLGIGVHYYRKNENLSDYILGGRKLNSWVTALSSQASDMSGWLLMGLPGFAYLAGMEAIWIALGLAVGTYLNWKFVARKLRRYTEVAKDSITLPVYFENRFRDNSKILRLISAVFILIFFMIYTSSGLVAGGKLFGTVFGLDYTLALTIGALVIISYTFLGGFLAVCWTDFIQGLIMVLAITVVPLAAIMNIGGPDTVMAGFNEISPDFTNPFTDLSGQPLALFAVISSLAWGLGYFGQPHILVRFMAISSEDKIPKARRIATIWVVISLAMAVLVGMVGAVAFQAQPLSDPESVFMVLIDGLFPSLLGGVLLAAVLAAIMSTVDSQMLVTASALTEDMYSLIRREASEKELLWVSRLSVILVAVMAYIMALDVNNKVLDLVSYAWAGFGATFGPLILFSLFWKKTTKGGAIAGMLAGGLTVILWKNISMFGLSGGIFDLYEIVPAFIIASVFIVLVSLLEKPSKDMLEEYERVTNN from the coding sequence ATGAAAAACTTTGAAATTATTTTAGTTTTCGTAATATATTTAATAGTAATGCTGGGTATAGGTGTTCACTATTATAGAAAGAACGAAAATTTAAGTGATTATATTTTGGGAGGCAGGAAACTTAACAGTTGGGTAACTGCTTTAAGTTCTCAAGCTTCAGACATGAGCGGTTGGCTCTTAATGGGCTTACCTGGTTTTGCATATTTGGCAGGTATGGAAGCAATATGGATTGCGCTAGGTCTTGCAGTTGGTACGTATCTGAATTGGAAGTTTGTTGCACGTAAACTTAGGCGATACACAGAAGTTGCAAAAGATTCTATAACATTACCCGTTTACTTTGAAAATAGATTTAGGGATAATTCTAAAATACTAAGGCTTATTTCTGCAGTGTTTATCTTAATTTTCTTTATGATATATACCTCATCAGGTCTTGTAGCAGGTGGAAAGTTATTTGGAACCGTATTTGGTTTAGATTACACACTTGCGTTAACAATTGGGGCACTTGTAATTATTTCATACACCTTTTTAGGTGGATTCTTAGCAGTTTGTTGGACTGACTTTATACAAGGTTTAATTATGGTATTGGCAATTACTGTAGTACCTTTAGCTGCTATAATGAATATTGGAGGTCCTGACACAGTAATGGCAGGCTTTAATGAGATAAGTCCTGATTTTACAAATCCATTTACTGATTTATCTGGACAACCTTTGGCTTTATTTGCCGTAATATCTTCATTAGCTTGGGGTTTGGGTTACTTCGGACAACCGCATATCTTGGTTAGATTTATGGCGATTAGCTCGGAAGATAAAATACCAAAAGCAAGGCGTATTGCCACGATTTGGGTGGTAATAAGTCTTGCAATGGCTGTATTAGTAGGTATGGTCGGTGCTGTAGCTTTCCAAGCACAACCTTTATCTGATCCAGAAAGTGTATTCATGGTTTTGATTGATGGACTATTCCCAAGTTTATTGGGGGGTGTACTTTTGGCTGCAGTTTTGGCTGCTATTATGAGTACAGTAGACTCACAGATGTTGGTAACTGCCTCAGCACTTACTGAAGATATGTATTCACTTATAAGAAGAGAAGCATCCGAAAAAGAGTTATTATGGGTTAGCAGACTTTCTGTAATTTTAGTTGCAGTAATGGCTTATATAATGGCTTTAGATGTAAATAACAAAGTATTGGATTTAGTTTCATATGCCTGGGCAGGATTTGGGGCTACATTTGGTCCTTTGATTTTATTCTCCTTATTCTGGAAGAAAACTACAAAAGGTGGAGCAATTGCAGGTATGCTTGCAGGTGGCTTAACCGTAATACTTTGGAAAAACATTAGCATGTTTGGTTTATCCGGGGGAATATTTGACCTTTACGAAATAGTGCCTGCATTCATTATAGCATCTGTATTTATCGTATTGGTTAGCTTATTGGAGAAACCCTCTAAAGATATGCTGGAAGAGTATGAAAGAGTTACAAATAATTAA